From the Prunus dulcis chromosome 4, ALMONDv2, whole genome shotgun sequence genome, one window contains:
- the LOC117625524 gene encoding receptor-like protein 3: MARGLLFFLLLSSSMSTNYACNETQRSSLLSFALTLSSPSLNWTSIDCCHWEGITCDHDGWVTDLDLPSRSGLNLKGGIFPSLENLTHLSLLNLSHNSLYGSLEPRFFLSLNCLEILDLSYNRLFGELPLFIPSSTRMVDLSNNNFHGAIPSSFFRRARNLTRFNVKNNTFSGSIPSSICLHSSPLIRLLDFSINKFSGNISGGLGKCSKLQVFRAGYNRLSGPLPEDIYNATTLEEISLPSNALHGDISHEIVNLTNLTILELYANQFSGMLPMNMGKLSKLKLILLHFNNLTGSLPPSLLNCTNLRELNLGFNHFVGKLSILDFSKLSRLTKLDFMSNQFTGVFPTSLYSCKSLKALRLSLNDLDGQIQPEILSLKSLSFLSLSASRLSNITRVLNILMGCKSLKVLILSNNFIGEEMPNGDGIVGVDGFQNLGILSFRGCQLTGPLPVWLSKIKKLEVLDLSSNRFTDSVPTWLGNFRSLFHINLGNNRISGELPKQLCKLPMLVSEQTAAQVDHTYLQLPFFVKPASDADFLQYSSLSFFPPAIHLHKNSISGNIPTEISQLVLLHTLNLDDNNFSGNIPDKISNLKKLETLDLSMNHLSGEIPPSLMSLNFLSFLNVSYNNLEGPIPKGTQLQSFDVSAFEGNPKLCGAPLRNVCPLMHRNSQDMENEPQLSLVHNSVVLGFIVGLGGFCGPLMLKKTWRDAYFQFLNNVQDRLCVMKKVRA, encoded by the coding sequence ATGGCTCGTGGcctccttttcttcctcttattGTCCTCCAGTATGTCCACAAATTATGCATGCAATGAAACTCAACGTAGCTCTCTCTTGTCCTTTGCTCTCACACtgtcttctccttctttgAACTGGACTTCCATTGATTGTTGCCATTGGGAGGGCATCACCTGTGATCACGACGGTTGGGTCACAGATTTGGACTTGCCCTCCAGATCAGGGCTCAATCTCAAAGGAGGTATTTTTCCCTCACTTGAAAATCTCAcgcatctctctcttttgaaCCTCTCTCACAATTCACTCTATGGTTCACTTGAACCCCGTTTCTTCTTGTCCTTAAATTGTCTTGAGATCCTTGATTTGAGCTATAATCGTCTGTTTGGAGAGCTACCACTTTTCATTCCATCCAGCACTCGCATGGTGGACTTGTCCAACAATAACTTCCATGGTGCGATTCCATCATCATTCTTCCGACGAGCTAGGAATTTGACTCGTTTCAATGTCAAGAACAACACCTTCTCAGGTTCTATCCCATCCTCTATATGTCTTCATTCTTCTCCCCTGATTAGGCTGTTGGATTTTTCCATCAATAAATTCAGCGGCAATATTTCTGGTGGACTAGGGAAGTGTTCCAAACTACAGGTTTTTCGTGCTGGTTACAATAGGCTCTCTGGACCACTTCCAGAAGATATCTATAATGCTACCACACTTGAAGAAATCTCGTTACCTAGCAATGCGCTTCATGGAGACATTAGTCATGAAATTgtcaacctcaccaacctcACAATCCTTGAACTATATGCTAATCAATTCAGTGGCATGCTCCCGATGAATATGGGGAAGCTCTCCAAATTGAAACTCATTCTTCTTCATTTCAACAATCTAACAGGTTCTCTACCCCCGTCTTTGCTGAATTGCACAAACCTTAGAGAATTGAACCTCGGATTCAACCATTTTGTAGGAAAGCTCTCCATACTTGATTTCTCCAAACTCAGTCGCCTTACTAAACTTGACTTTATGAGTAATCAATTCACTGGGGTCTTCCCAACTAGCCTTTACTCATGCAAGTCCCTGAAAGCACTTCGGCTGAGCTTAAATGACTTAGACGGACAAATACAGCCTGAGATTCTTTCACTGAAATCTTTGTCCTTCCTCTCGCTTTCTGCGAGCAGATTGTCCAATATCACAAGGGTACTTAATATACTGATGGGCTGCAAAAGTCTGAAGGTTCTCATCCtttcaaacaattttataGGTGAAGAAATGCCAAATGGTGACGGCATCGTTGGTGTTGATGGATTCCAAAATCTTGGTATTTTGTCTTTCCGTGGTTGTCAGCTCACTGGTCCCTTACCTGTATGGttatccaaaataaaaaagctcGAGGTCTTGGATTTGTCCTCTAATAGATTCACAGACTCAGTTCCAACATGGTTGGGGAATTTTCGAAGCCTCTTTCACATAAACTTGGGCAACAACCGAATTTCAGGTGAGCTTCCAAAGCAACTTTGCAAATTACCAATGTTGGTGTCTGAACAAACTGCAGCTCAAGTAGATCATACTTATCTCCAATTGCCTTTCTTCGTCAAACCAGCAAGTGATGCAGACTTTTTGCAGTACagttccctttctttctttccaccAGCTATACACCTACACAAAAATAGCATCAGTGGGAATATACCAACTGAGATCAGCCAATTGGTCCTTCTTCATACATTAAATCTTGACGACAACAATTTCTCTGGAAACATTCCCGACAAAATATCCAACCTGAAAAAGTTGGAGACGTTGGATCTTTCAATGAACCACTTGTCCGGAGAAATCCCACCATCATTGATGAGCCTTAATTTCTTGTCCTTTTTGAATGTCTCGTACAATAATCTCGAAGGGCCAATACCAAAAGGCACTCAGCTCCAAAGCTTTGATGTCTCTGCATTTGAGGGGAATCCGAAACTTTGTGGTGCCCCTCTTCGGAATGTGTGTCCTCTAATGCACCGTAATAGCCAAGATATGGAGAATGAGCCCCAACTCTCGTTGGTTCATAATTCGGTTGTGCTTGGCTTCATCGTAGGACTTGGTGGATTTTGTGGTCCTTTAATGCTAAAAAAGACGTGGAGAGATGCATATTTCCAATTCCTAAACAATGTACAAGATAGGCTCTGTGTGATGAAAAAAGTGCGTGCATGA
- the LOC117624930 gene encoding LOW QUALITY PROTEIN: GTPase Der-like (The sequence of the model RefSeq protein was modified relative to this genomic sequence to represent the inferred CDS: inserted 1 base in 1 codon) gives MAAPTTELLCYRGITTSPTLSKTLSLLSSPFQIPKSLSSPIPRASSLSLHTCLPSLPRFLSRLSTKDFNISITDDQEEDGEEEEEEEVGELVDESDGVDDLSTVDADDLEEDARYVVQEFSSSLSSQLRIEDEKDSQEEVGRKQRRHKSTVKSIPDHLLPTVAIVGRPNGNKAIVVDEPGVTRDRLYGRSXWGDHEFMVVDTGGVLTVSKSQASVMEELAISTTIGMDGIPLASREAAVARIPSMIEKQATAAVEESSVIVFLVDGKAGLTAADEEISDWLCKNYSDKYIILAVNKCESPRKGIMQASEFWSLWFSPLPISAISGTGTGELLDLVCSGLKNIEDPEDFAEQEDYVPAIAIVGRPNVGKSSILNALVGEDRTIVSPVSGTTRDAIDIEFIGPDGQKFRLIDTAGIRRRAVVASSGSMTEALSVNRAFRAIRRSDVVALVIEALACITEQDCKIAERIEREGKGCLIVVNKWDTIPNKNQQTATYYEQDVREKLRVLGWAPIVYSTAIAGQSVDKIIVAASTVEKERSRRLSTSVVNQVVQEALAFKSPPRTRGGKRGRIYCCTQAAIRPPTFVFFVNDAKLFPETYRRYMEKQLRSDAGFLGTPIRLLWSNRRKTEKEEGRAATRTQSNLVPRDRKLELAT, from the exons ATGGCAGCTCCGACGACAGAGCTCTTGTGCTACAGAGGAATCACCACTTCTCCCACTCTCTCCAAAAccctttctcttctctcttctccatTTCAAATCCCCAAATCTCTATCTTCTCCAATTCCTCGCGCTTCTTCGCTTTCCCTCCACACTTGCCTTCCCTCTCTTCCTCGCTTCCTTTCCCGCCTCTCCACCAAAGATTTCAATATCTCCATAACAGATGACCAAGAAGAAGacggagaagaagaagaggaagaagaagtggGAGAGCTCGTGGATGAGTCGGACGGCGTAGACGATTTATCAACGGTCGACGCCGATGACCTCGAAGAAGACGCTCGATACGTGGTTCAAGagttctcttcctctttgtcCAGCCAGCTCAGAATTG AAGATGAGAAGGATTCCCAAGAGGAAGTTGGTCGAAAGCAGAGGAGGCATAAAAGTACAGTTAAAAGT ATCCCTGACCATCTTCTTCCAACGGTAGCAATTGTTGGAAGACCAAAT GGGAACAAGGCAATTGTAGTTGATGAACCTGGGGTTACTAGGGATCGCCTTTATGGTAGAT TTTGGGGAGATCATGAATTTATGGTGGTGGATACTGGTGGTGTTCTTACAGTTTCGAAGTCCCAGGCTAGTGTCATGGAAGAATTAGCTATTTCGACAACCATTGGTATGGATGGAATTCCACTTGCCTCCAGGGAGGCAGCTGTTGCCAGGATCCCTTCGATGATAGAGAAGCAAGCTACTGCAGCTGTTGAAGAATCATCTGTCATTGTATTCCTTGTTGATGGCAAG GCAGGTCTAACTGCAGCAGATGAGGAAATTTCAGATTGGCTATGTAAGAACTACTCAGATAAGTACATCATTCTTGCAGTTAACAAGTGTGAATCTCCACGTAAAGGGATCATGCAAGCATCAGAGTTTTGGTCATTATG GTTTTCACCACTTCCTATATCTGCTATATCTGGAACTGGAACTGGAGAGCTTCTTGATCTTGTGTGTTCAGGGCTGAAAAATATTGAG gatCCAGAAGATTTTGCTGAACAAGAAGATTATGTTCCTGCAATTGCGATTGTTGGCCGACCAAATGTTGGTAAAAGTAGCATTTTGAATGCTTTGGTTGGGGAGGACAGGACAATTGTTAGCCCAGTCAGTGGAACTACCCGTGATGcaattgatattgaatttattgGACCAGATGGACAG AAGTTCCGGCTAATTGATACTGCTGGAATCAGAAGAAGAGCAGTCGTTGCTTCATCAGGTAGCATGACAGAGGCTTTATCGGTAAATCGAGCGTTTCGTGCCATTCGTCGTTCTGATGTTGTGGCTCTTGTAATTGAGGCCCTGGCTTGTATCACAGAACAG GATTGCAAGATTGCTGAAAGGATAGAAAGAGAAGGTAAAGGCTGCCTGATAGTTGTAAACAAATGGGATACCATACCAAATAAAAACCAGCAGACTGCAACATACTATGAGCAGGATGTTAGGGAAAAGCTTCGTGTTCTTGGTTGGGCACCTATTGTATATTCAACTGCAATAGCTGGTCAAAGTGTTGACAA GATTATCGTTGCTGCTAGCACAGTTGAGAAAGAAAGATCAAGAAGGCTTAGTACTTCCGTAGTAAATCAAGTTGTACAGGAGGCACTAGCTTTTAAATCACCACCAAGGACACGAGGTGGCAAAAGAGGGCGCATTTATTGCTGCACTCAG GCAGCTATAAGGCCACCAacatttgtgttctttgtCAATGATGCAAAACTTTTCCCAGAGACGTACCGCCGTTATATGGAGAAGCAACTGCGTTCAGATGCTGGGTTTCTGGGAACTCCAATTCGGCTTCTTTGGTCTAACAGGaggaaaacagagaaagagGAAG GCAGAGCTGCAACGAGGACACAATCAAATCTTGTGCCACGTGACAGAAAATTGGAGTTAGCTACATGA